Proteins from one Candidatus Omnitrophota bacterium genomic window:
- a CDS encoding FAD-dependent oxidoreductase, with translation MKKILIIGAGFGGLSAARILSKTSFNVTLVDKKETFDFLPMLPDCLGRGITPDFLGYRIEELAKRYRFDFINEEVLSVSLDTKEISTANKKINFDYLIISVGSETNFYGNENIRQNSFKLDSVEDAKKIISILNKDIFDNYIVAGGGYTGVEVATNLSLFLKIKKRLGKVVVVERAPSLLGVLPEWMKEYVLNNFKNLGIGICVNSSIEKIEGKRVFVSGDKIFENSLVIWAAGVKAPSFVQNLNVEKNPQGRVKVDDFLRLSEFCFIIGDASYFSFRNNYLRMAVQFAITQGECAAINVTRGIQRQRLIKYKPLDFGYIIPMANNKSCGRVFGVNLKGAIPTLLHFLMCIYRSFGFRNRFGIIKDLLKGGGK, from the coding sequence TTCAAAGACTTCTTTTAACGTAACTCTCGTTGATAAGAAGGAAACTTTTGATTTTCTACCAATGCTTCCGGATTGTTTAGGAAGAGGTATAACTCCTGATTTTCTTGGCTATAGGATTGAAGAATTGGCTAAGAGGTACAGGTTCGATTTTATAAACGAAGAAGTGTTGTCGGTTAGTTTAGATACGAAAGAGATTTCTACCGCTAATAAGAAAATAAATTTTGATTATCTGATAATTTCTGTCGGTTCTGAAACTAATTTTTACGGGAATGAAAATATAAGGCAAAATTCCTTTAAGCTTGATAGCGTGGAGGATGCAAAGAAAATAATCAGCATTTTGAATAAAGATATTTTTGATAATTACATAGTTGCAGGAGGTGGTTACACCGGAGTGGAGGTAGCGACGAACTTAAGCTTATTTTTGAAGATAAAGAAGAGATTGGGAAAAGTCGTTGTAGTTGAAAGAGCTCCTTCATTGCTAGGCGTGCTTCCTGAGTGGATGAAAGAATATGTTTTAAATAATTTTAAGAATCTGGGTATAGGCATTTGTGTTAATAGCAGTATTGAAAAAATAGAAGGGAAGAGAGTTTTTGTATCCGGAGATAAAATTTTTGAAAATTCTTTGGTAATTTGGGCTGCCGGCGTTAAGGCTCCAAGTTTTGTTCAGAATTTAAATGTAGAAAAAAATCCTCAAGGAAGAGTTAAGGTCGATGATTTCTTAAGGCTCAGTGAGTTTTGTTTTATTATCGGAGACGCTTCTTACTTTTCTTTTAGGAATAATTATTTACGTATGGCAGTGCAGTTTGCGATTACTCAAGGAGAGTGTGCTGCTATAAATGTAACGAGGGGTATACAAAGGCAGAGGCTGATAAAATACAAGCCTCTTGATTTTGGCTATATTATTCCTATGGCTAATAATAAGTCTTGCGGAAGAGTGTTTGGTGTTAATTTAAAAGGAGCGATACCTACTTTATTGCATTTTTTAATGTGTATTTACCGTTCATTCGGCTTTCGCAATAGATTTGGGATAATCAAAGATTTGTTAAAGGGGGGTGGCAAATGA
- a CDS encoding outer membrane beta-barrel protein: MGFIILHKPSFAQNSPYDLMRDKIMSDAVMSNPAREAAMSAALRNNLVFDNTREKMIKASLEQEEVLGSIEKAGFKRRDSLMPLSGTPSGVVGETLDFLNNIFHPYASISTEYTNNLFNQDDKLNPSYDLINTVKPGLKVTIGETPAKFSKEYGQIESRRMFSLVLDGGIDERFYKRNTHLNRIRPYGSWNMIFGNNKHKILFSSSFVKFSTLNSELTTGASGVTGNTIYNSNIGYGIDFSRMDFDTKYTYTHSVYDGAYGSSNTDDQKLWALMAYIKPISMPKTRFFLEFDYGTIEYLKSGTNLDNSWYYKFFVGIDGKITAKIKGNMKFGYGRKILKENNSPKDSPSVEMGLTYNYDKLTRYRLTLYNGMQESINRSLTTKSYFNSVIGYEHDLAFNPKFSLGCSLNLSDTKYSSKQNDKVVGFTPSLSYAFRKWLKMNLKYTFQKQDSNVSYNSPMTNSVAFSANSEF; this comes from the coding sequence ATGGGATTTATAATTCTTCATAAGCCGTCTTTCGCCCAAAATTCTCCATATGATTTAATGCGCGATAAAATCATGTCTGATGCGGTTATGAGTAATCCCGCAAGAGAAGCTGCTATGTCTGCGGCTTTAAGGAATAATCTTGTTTTTGATAATACAAGAGAAAAAATGATTAAGGCTTCTCTTGAGCAGGAGGAGGTTTTAGGTTCTATTGAGAAGGCAGGATTCAAGAGAAGGGATTCTTTGATGCCTTTGTCCGGGACGCCTAGCGGTGTAGTGGGTGAAACACTTGATTTCTTAAATAATATCTTTCATCCATATGCTTCAATTTCTACGGAATATACCAATAATCTTTTTAATCAGGATGACAAGCTTAACCCTTCTTACGATTTGATCAACACTGTAAAGCCGGGGTTGAAAGTAACTATTGGTGAAACGCCTGCCAAGTTTTCTAAGGAATATGGACAGATTGAGAGCAGGAGAATGTTTTCTTTGGTGTTAGACGGAGGTATAGATGAAAGATTTTATAAGAGGAATACTCATCTTAATCGTATAAGGCCATATGGCAGTTGGAATATGATTTTTGGAAACAATAAGCACAAAATATTATTTTCCTCTTCTTTTGTAAAATTTTCTACTTTAAATTCTGAATTGACAACAGGTGCAAGTGGTGTGACTGGCAATACCATATACAATTCAAACATTGGCTACGGAATTGATTTTAGCCGTATGGATTTTGATACTAAATACACTTATACGCATAGTGTTTATGATGGAGCTTATGGCAGTAGCAATACTGACGACCAAAAACTTTGGGCGCTTATGGCTTATATAAAGCCTATTTCTATGCCTAAAACTAGGTTCTTCTTGGAATTTGATTATGGTACTATTGAGTATTTAAAATCAGGGACAAATCTAGATAATAGTTGGTACTATAAATTCTTTGTTGGTATTGACGGAAAGATTACAGCTAAAATAAAAGGGAATATGAAGTTTGGTTATGGGCGAAAAATCTTAAAGGAGAATAATTCTCCAAAAGATTCTCCTTCCGTAGAAATGGGATTAACTTATAATTATGATAAATTGACTAGGTATAGATTAACATTATACAATGGTATGCAGGAATCAATTAACCGTTCTTTAACAACCAAGAGTTATTTTAATAGTGTTATTGGTTATGAGCATGATCTTGCTTTTAATCCTAAATTTTCTTTAGGATGCAGTTTGAATCTTTCAGATACTAAATATTCTAGTAAACAGAACGATAAGGTTGTAGGGTTTACGCCAAGCCTTTCGTATGCTTTCCGTAAATGGCTAAAGATGAACCTTAAATATACTTTTCAAAAGCAAGATTCCAATGTTTCATATAATAGCCCTATGACGAATAGTGTTGCTTTTTCTGCAAATTCGGAGTTTTGA
- a CDS encoding DoxX family protein, with protein sequence MMDLAILVIRLGLGIMFFAHGLQMAFGLFGGSGPEKFAEMLVGLEFRPALFWSYLAAYTVLIGGLFLILGISVRTTSIFLIIFMLVAAIKVHLSKGFFITNGGFEYNFVVIFVLIGLLICGAGKFSLFNKL encoded by the coding sequence ATGATGGATTTAGCAATTTTAGTTATCCGGCTTGGACTCGGGATTATGTTTTTCGCGCATGGGCTGCAGATGGCATTTGGCTTATTCGGGGGCAGCGGACCTGAAAAATTTGCTGAAATGTTGGTTGGTTTGGAATTTAGGCCTGCATTGTTTTGGTCCTATCTTGCTGCTTATACTGTATTAATTGGGGGATTGTTTTTAATCCTAGGTATAAGCGTAAGAACAACTTCAATCTTTTTGATAATATTTATGCTTGTTGCAGCTATCAAGGTGCATTTAAGTAAAGGTTTTTTCATTACAAATGGCGGATTTGAGTACAATTTTGTGGTAATTTTTGTGTTAATCGGCCTATTAATTTGCGGCGCAGGGAAGTTCAGCCTTTTTAATAAATTATAA
- a CDS encoding polysaccharide biosynthesis tyrosine autokinase: protein MLPNPETSQVTIQDYLRIIKKRIWLILACVFIITTAVTVYVSQQTPMYRATASLLIDLVPPKVIGVDEVYRESLWGEPFLQTQIKLLSSLALAEKVADELRASKDSYYKNIYNLPERLRLQVRIEMPKNTQIVLLSVDDTDPLRASTIANAFVRIYMQQDVEKRNRTVKEASSWLQSQIGSYKDKLREAEEALNNYVQTNKIVDLPDIERKTQGLLEALKGEKSKLETELAEGAKRYKEQHPKIIAIKAQLEDINDKLINETNHLLELNQKLVQYNLLKKEVESSQNVYTGMLSRLKETGIAEKIETSRISVVDYAKPPEFPFKPNKQKAMQMAVIFSLIIGVGISYLLEYLDSSIRTAEDVSSYLNLPFLGYIPSVYKEAKTDSEKAVLALQGAQSQISEAFRAARTSILFATPEDKPLHIILLTSSLPQEGKSFVSSNLSIVFSQLNERVILIDMDMRRPKIHKNFNIDQKPGLSDFLTGGVDLEKIINKTSIPNLFIIPTGTIPPNPSELLSSKKIITLLEDLKGKFNRIIVDSPPVLSVADSQILSNIVDGVVLVVKGASTRLEAVDRAKKKLSEAKSGRTIGVIVNNIAPEKEDKYYYYHYYYSEEGKKVKKK, encoded by the coding sequence ATGCTACCTAATCCCGAAACAAGCCAAGTAACGATACAAGATTATTTAAGAATAATAAAAAAAAGGATATGGTTGATCTTAGCCTGCGTTTTTATTATTACTACCGCGGTTACGGTATATGTATCGCAGCAGACCCCAATGTATCGAGCGACAGCAAGCCTTCTAATTGATCTTGTGCCTCCGAAGGTTATTGGGGTTGATGAGGTTTATAGAGAAAGCTTATGGGGGGAACCTTTCTTGCAGACTCAAATTAAACTACTTTCTTCGCTTGCTTTAGCAGAGAAAGTAGCGGATGAATTGCGTGCAAGCAAAGATTCCTATTATAAAAATATTTATAATTTACCTGAAAGGCTTAGGCTTCAAGTTAGAATTGAAATGCCAAAGAATACACAGATAGTTTTGCTAAGTGTTGATGATACTGATCCATTAAGAGCAAGCACTATAGCTAATGCTTTTGTAAGAATCTATATGCAGCAGGATGTTGAAAAGAGGAATCGGACCGTAAAAGAGGCTTCTTCATGGCTGCAGTCTCAAATTGGCAGCTATAAGGATAAATTAAGAGAGGCAGAGGAGGCTTTAAATAATTACGTTCAAACAAACAAAATTGTTGATTTGCCTGACATAGAAAGAAAAACACAAGGTTTGTTAGAGGCGCTAAAAGGTGAAAAGTCAAAACTTGAAACAGAGCTTGCGGAAGGAGCTAAGCGTTATAAGGAACAGCACCCTAAAATTATCGCAATTAAAGCACAGCTTGAAGATATAAATGATAAGCTTATCAATGAAACCAATCATCTTTTGGAGTTAAACCAGAAATTAGTCCAATATAATCTATTGAAAAAAGAAGTAGAATCTAGTCAAAACGTTTATACTGGTATGTTAAGCCGCCTTAAAGAAACTGGGATAGCAGAAAAGATTGAGACATCTCGTATAAGCGTTGTTGACTATGCTAAGCCTCCGGAGTTCCCTTTTAAGCCCAATAAACAGAAAGCTATGCAAATGGCGGTTATTTTCTCTTTGATTATTGGAGTAGGGATTTCTTATCTGTTAGAGTATTTAGATTCTAGTATCCGGACAGCAGAAGATGTGAGCTCTTATTTAAATTTACCTTTTTTGGGGTATATCCCATCCGTGTATAAAGAAGCTAAAACAGATTCTGAAAAAGCCGTGCTTGCTTTGCAAGGTGCCCAATCTCAAATCAGCGAAGCATTCCGTGCGGCACGCACTTCAATTCTTTTTGCTACCCCTGAAGACAAGCCTCTCCATATTATTTTACTTACATCTTCTCTGCCTCAAGAGGGAAAAAGTTTTGTTTCTTCTAATTTGTCGATAGTATTTTCTCAATTGAATGAACGGGTAATTTTAATAGACATGGATATGCGTAGGCCCAAGATTCACAAGAACTTTAATATTGACCAAAAACCCGGCTTAAGTGATTTTCTTACAGGAGGCGTTGATTTAGAAAAAATAATTAATAAAACTAGTATCCCGAACCTATTTATAATCCCAACCGGAACGATTCCTCCTAATCCAAGCGAGCTCCTTTCTTCAAAGAAAATTATTACTCTACTCGAAGATTTAAAAGGAAAGTTCAACCGGATTATTGTTGATTCTCCTCCTGTATTAAGCGTAGCAGATTCCCAAATATTATCAAATATTGTTGATGGCGTTGTTTTGGTAGTCAAGGGGGCAAGTACTCGTTTGGAAGCAGTTGACAGGGCAAAGAAGAAGCTCTCGGAAGCAAAGAGTGGCCGGACAATAGGAGTTATCGTTAATAATATTGCTCCTGAAAAAGAAGATAAGTATTACTATTACCATTATTACTATAGTGAAGAAGGCAAGAAAGTTAAGAAAAAATAA
- a CDS encoding PilZ domain-containing protein, with product MAKSTGQERRKHSRFTAYHLAKYKLLATEPKETCFCLAAVKDIGAGGIRMRIDKLLPMSSLLELKINFPAFNSPVFVLAKVVWIKSFKTGKYIEYGLQFTEIEEAVSSIIAKRLFSVEEKLKKRNLIYKFAGLFKLKKTSKR from the coding sequence ATGGCAAAATCAACGGGTCAAGAACGCAGAAAGCATAGCCGTTTTACAGCCTATCATTTGGCCAAATATAAGCTTTTGGCAACTGAGCCGAAAGAAACTTGCTTTTGCCTTGCCGCAGTTAAGGATATTGGCGCAGGAGGCATTCGTATGCGCATTGATAAGTTGCTGCCAATGTCCAGCCTTTTAGAGTTAAAAATCAATTTTCCCGCTTTTAATTCTCCGGTTTTTGTTTTAGCAAAAGTCGTTTGGATAAAATCATTTAAGACTGGTAAGTATATTGAATATGGGCTGCAATTTACTGAAATAGAAGAGGCGGTAAGCAGTATCATTGCTAAGCGTTTATTCTCCGTCGAAGAAAAGCTTAAAAAAAGAAACTTAATCTATAAGTTTGCCGGGTTGTTTAAATTAAAGAAAACAAGCAAGAGGTGA
- a CDS encoding SLBB domain-containing protein, whose amino-acid sequence MRKILIFSFFIFVIFGVSIAQNENGAVKDIKSKVDSDYQIGISDLLEIKVYEEPDLSREVRVGPDGNISYPLIGNIKAEGLTARELEKKLTDLLSGGFMVSPQVSVFIKQYAEISILGEVKTPGSYEMKAVFSLTQAIATAGGFTDKADTSKVKIIRNVGNKKMTMEVDAQQILDREVPDIDLKGNDTIVVDKLGTISVLGKVEKPGVFDLKKGMTVLDAIALAGGLSETAMANGTKVIRTYEGKKQIYVVPVGSILKTGDETKDIELEPDDTISVPESFF is encoded by the coding sequence ATGAGAAAAATATTAATATTTAGTTTTTTTATTTTTGTTATTTTTGGGGTTTCAATAGCGCAAAATGAGAATGGTGCAGTCAAAGATATAAAATCAAAAGTCGATTCAGACTATCAAATCGGAATAAGCGATCTTTTAGAAATTAAAGTTTATGAAGAGCCGGATTTGTCTAGAGAAGTCAGAGTGGGTCCGGATGGAAATATTTCTTATCCATTAATTGGTAATATTAAAGCAGAGGGTTTAACAGCCAGAGAGCTGGAAAAAAAATTAACTGATTTGTTAAGTGGCGGATTTATGGTTAGCCCGCAAGTATCTGTTTTTATTAAGCAATATGCAGAAATTTCAATACTTGGAGAAGTTAAGACTCCCGGGTCTTATGAAATGAAAGCGGTTTTTAGTTTAACACAGGCAATTGCAACCGCTGGAGGTTTTACCGATAAAGCTGATACTAGCAAGGTTAAAATAATACGGAATGTGGGAAATAAAAAAATGACAATGGAGGTGGATGCTCAGCAGATTTTGGATAGAGAGGTGCCGGATATTGACCTTAAAGGAAACGATACTATAGTTGTAGATAAGTTGGGTACTATTTCAGTTTTAGGGAAGGTTGAAAAGCCCGGAGTTTTTGATTTAAAGAAAGGTATGACTGTTCTTGATGCTATTGCTTTAGCGGGGGGGCTCTCCGAAACAGCTATGGCAAATGGAACAAAAGTTATTCGTACCTATGAAGGAAAAAAACAAATATATGTTGTGCCTGTAGGTTCAATCTTAAAGACAGGTGATGAAACAAAAGATATCGAGCTTGAGCCAGATGATACAATTTCTGTCCCGGAATCATTCTTTTAG
- a CDS encoding O-antigen ligase family protein yields the protein MHREEAVEYLGSFVIEAFLLSLVFFPPLIYGGVTNTPIFLIELISILLVFVFILKCFFKKEFHLIRFPFLPLVLFVCLILFQLLPLPLDFLSVLSPKTGLLFKDFMVNPASNHSLSINPELTVSMLLLFSSYLFIFFTVINYIDTIKKIKRLFVAIIVIGFVVSFYGVVSRFTPAILKFSTFTNRNHFSAYIQMVIPLAISYSLISPLAIRISSLFMASIMTLSLFLSLSRGGIVSFLMSLFLLLLFLSIKIREKRNTFMIIAVVLILAISFGVFSSKHVAQRLETLTHPLKIYSDRLNVIKNSASIIKDFSSFGTGLGTFGEIFQKYKTFESHIEYDVFKFAHNEPVQLLVETGIFGFLLVLIFIFLYFKNIFLKYSRKNNVYLICIILGCLFGLFSITLHSLFDFVFHVPANAVLFCIILALVYRVIYLEDVHSSLDIPYFKIRLPMPIKISLLTALTLTLIFVFSLVLKQYESKIIFDKIINVKIPDKKIDAIIEYRKLIKNISSAIALNPGNSLYLEKKADLLSELVTREDFKDELKNFDEYNSKEKVLFLSEELYKKAIDLNPTNANFHMKLGWLYSELDYKDLSQKEFKKAILLDPMNKKIKNYIDNVLKE from the coding sequence ATGCATCGAGAAGAAGCAGTTGAATATTTAGGCTCTTTTGTTATTGAGGCATTTCTTTTATCGCTTGTATTTTTCCCACCACTTATCTACGGCGGAGTTACAAATACTCCAATTTTCTTAATTGAGTTAATTAGTATTCTGCTTGTCTTTGTTTTTATTTTGAAGTGTTTTTTCAAAAAAGAATTTCATCTAATCAGATTCCCATTCTTGCCATTAGTTTTATTTGTTTGCTTAATTTTATTCCAATTGCTTCCTTTACCGCTAGATTTCTTATCTGTTCTTTCGCCTAAAACAGGTTTACTTTTCAAAGACTTTATGGTTAACCCAGCCAGCAATCATTCTTTAAGCATTAATCCCGAATTAACTGTAAGTATGTTACTGTTGTTTTCTAGCTATCTGTTTATATTTTTTACAGTTATAAATTATATTGATACGATAAAAAAGATTAAAAGGTTATTCGTTGCTATTATTGTTATTGGATTTGTCGTTTCTTTCTATGGAGTCGTTAGTCGTTTTACTCCCGCCATACTAAAATTCTCAACTTTCACAAATCGCAATCATTTTTCAGCTTACATCCAGATGGTAATACCTTTGGCGATTAGTTATTCTTTGATATCTCCTTTGGCTATTCGTATTTCGTCTTTGTTTATGGCATCCATAATGACCTTGAGTTTGTTCTTGTCTCTTTCTCGGGGAGGCATAGTGAGTTTTCTTATGAGTCTTTTTCTTTTATTGTTATTCTTAAGTATTAAAATAAGAGAGAAAAGAAATACTTTTATGATTATTGCTGTGGTATTAATCCTTGCGATTTCCTTTGGAGTTTTTAGCTCAAAACATGTTGCTCAAAGATTAGAAACTTTAACACATCCTCTTAAAATATATTCTGATAGATTGAATGTGATTAAGAATAGTGCGTCAATTATTAAAGATTTTTCTTCATTTGGCACCGGGCTTGGTACTTTTGGAGAAATATTCCAGAAATACAAAACATTTGAGAGCCATATTGAATATGATGTGTTTAAATTCGCCCATAATGAACCAGTGCAGCTTTTAGTAGAAACAGGAATTTTCGGTTTTTTGCTTGTTTTAATTTTTATATTCCTTTATTTCAAGAATATATTCCTGAAATATTCCAGAAAAAATAATGTTTATTTAATTTGTATAATATTAGGATGTTTGTTTGGGTTGTTTTCAATAACTTTACATAGTTTGTTTGATTTTGTTTTTCATGTTCCGGCAAACGCTGTCTTATTCTGTATTATTTTAGCTCTGGTCTATAGGGTTATTTATTTGGAGGATGTACATTCTTCATTGGATATCCCTTATTTTAAGATAAGGCTCCCTATGCCAATAAAAATTAGTTTATTAACGGCATTAACTTTAACTTTAATTTTTGTTTTCTCCCTTGTTCTGAAGCAATATGAGTCAAAGATAATTTTTGATAAAATAATTAATGTTAAAATTCCAGATAAGAAAATTGATGCTATAATCGAATACCGTAAGCTTATAAAGAATATCAGTTCGGCAATAGCCCTTAATCCTGGCAATAGTCTATATTTGGAGAAAAAAGCTGATTTATTATCAGAGCTCGTTACTAGAGAAGATTTTAAAGATGAATTAAAGAATTTTGATGAATATAATTCTAAGGAAAAAGTATTGTTTTTATCAGAGGAGCTTTATAAGAAAGCAATAGACCTTAATCCTACAAATGCTAATTTTCATATGAAATTGGGCTGGCTATATAGCGAACTTGATTATAAGGATTTGAGTCAAAAAGAATTTAAAAAAGCTATCTTACTTGATCCGATGAATAAGAAGATTAAAAATTATATTGATAATGTTTTAAAAGAATAG